Genomic segment of Methermicoccus shengliensis DSM 18856:
CCAGCAAAAGCTGGAAACACCTGTGGTCCACGGTCGAACACAAATCCATCCCGCTCGAAGCTCGAGCATACACCACCAACGATCGGATTCCTCTCGATGATTAGTACACGTTTCCTATCCCTCGCGAGTATGAAGCCACAGGTGAGGGCAGATAGACCTCCCCCAATCAATATGACATCATACTCTCCTGCCTCTATACCGCAAGAGGGCTCATCAAGTAACTCCTTCTCTGCTATCTTCACTCTCTCTTCTCGGGGTTGAACAGGAATAGCGGTACCCTCTCCTTGGGTGGCACGTATCGGGCTGCTCAACGGCCACCCCTCCCACCTCTATACGTAGCGAGCGTCTCCAAGCCCCCGAGGGGGGGAGCCATCTTCAGGGCGAGGACGACGCAGAGCATCAGGAAGGGCATCTCAAGCAGGGGGTAAAGCGAGAGGGCGAGCAGAGCTGGTGATGATATCCCGATAGTCGCTATTCCCATCGCCGCCCCGAGTTCATAAGAGGATACCGTCCCAGAGAGCACTGCCACCATACCGTCTTCCCTTCCGAGCCGCATGAACATCGAGAGCCCAAGCGAGAGGATGAAGGACACGATGATGCCGAGAACTATTGGCACAGCAAGCACGGAGACAACTCCTGGCACAGAGAGTACGAGCTCACTGTTGATGGAGAACACCACGATGATGAGGGCGAAGTAGGCAGCTATACCAAGGGCATCCACCTTTGGGAAGAAGACGTTCTTATACCATGCACGTCCCTTCTGCTCTATCAGCACCCGTCTCAACCCTACGGCAAGCAGGAATGGGATGAGTACGAGCATCACCGAGGAGGAATACAGCTCGGTCAGAGAGGGAGAGGTCGCAAACCTTGAGAGCAGAAGGTAAGCCACAAGAGGGTAAAGAACAACCATGAGCAGCATGTTCAGTGAGAACGCGTGCCTCGCAAGCGAGGCGCTCGCACGTGTCAGTTCAACTAGGCTGAAGAGTAGGGGTGAGGCAGGGGCACACCCGAGCAGCACCAGCCCAGCTATATAATAGGGGACATGGGAGAGTGGAAAGGAGCCGAAAAGATTTAGCATGACATAGGCAACGTAAGAAACTGCAAGTGGCTTTAGCACCCATGTAGCAAGGAGAAGTGCACCAAACTTGTGCAACTTGCTATGTACCGGTCGAAATGCCGAACTGATGAATCCCTGGCGGGGGTATGCCACATCTACCCTCAGCATCAAAGGCATAAGCATCAGCCAGATGTACACCACCATGGGGGCCGGCATCTCGAGCACCATTGGCATGCTCTCAAGTGTTGCTTTCACAGCCCCTGGGTTAAGATAGCCTATAAACAACCCTATGAGGATACAGAGGGCAACATACACTGTGAGCCAACGCTCGAACTTTCCGAACTCGGGAGGCCTCATATCACTTCTTATATCCCTCTTGTACTTTCTATCCATTTGAATTGGAGAGTGAAAATAAAAAATAAAGGGAGATAGGGCATCCACAGAGGTTATCCTGTCTCCATCTTCTAACCCTCAGAGCTCTATTGGTTTCAAGTCAACGTGTGTCAGCCCAGCATCCCTCATTTGTTTCTGGCCCCACAAGTAGAGAGGCACGAGCGCCAGCATCACTATGTAGCCCATCGCTGCAGCTGTCCACGTGCCCATTGCCCAGACGTTGCCTATCTGATATGCTGTCAGGTTCACAATACCCCAGAACAGGGCGATGTACACCCAGAATTTGGGGGCTTTCCACTTCCTCTGCGGACTGTGGTACGGGATGTCCTTCCTCGAGAGATAGAACCCGAGGTTGGTGAGACCGTTGATGAACAGATAGCCCACGACGGATGCGGAGAGTATCCAGACGGGGAGACCACCACCATACTTCACGCCCACCAAGATGAGGATGTAGTCGAATATTGCTGTCACGATAGCTGCCCTGAAGGGAATGCCGTGCTTGTTGAGCTTGGCGAGCTGGATTGGAAGATGGTAGTTTCTTGCGAGTGAGTACATCGCACGGGAGGAGCCAAGCAGTGCGGTGTTGGATATCAGTACCATCGCTGATAGCATCGTCATGATGGCAATTGGACCTCCGATGTCGCCCAGTGTGCCAAGAGCGAGTGGGGTGAGTGGATTTACGATGTTCTCCTCGAGCACGATGTCGGGGCCCAAAGTGCCCACACAGGCAGCCTGGACGAATGGGTAGGTGAAGAGGCACAGACCGCCGGCTGCAACCAGCGCCCTTGGCACATCACGCGTGGGGTTGGTATACTCAGCCGAGTAGGTGGCGGCACACTCCCAAGCACATGAACTCCACTCCGCCAGTGCCATCAGCCCCAGGACAGTGAACCACGCATCCCAGGAGAACCAGTCCCAGCCCTCAGGCAGCCACCAGTTTGCGATGTTGTCCCAGTGAACCAGCCCCATTATGTACGCCAGCGCGCTGATGCCGAGCAGTGGAACCAGTGACAGAACCATGATGGCAAGCTGTGTGTATGCACCCGCCATTAGCCCAAAATAGCATGTAGTGAGCAAGAATGCGTACATGAGTGCACCAAATCCAAGAGTGAGCCACACAGCCATGTCTGGCTGGCCAGGGAACCATATGGACTGCATGTACCAGCCTGCAAGCAATGCATTGATGGGCAGCACGGGGTTCCATGCGAACCAATAGCCCCAGGCACCCAGCGCCGCAATGAAGTTGCTCCTCGACTTCCATATTTCTTGGCATGCTCCAGGGATGCCTGGAGCATATGGATAAGTAGTAGCAAGTTCAGCATAGCCGGTGCACTGGAAAAAGCCCTCCAGCACGTTCGCAATCCATATAACAATAGAGAAGCCAGCAACAACGCTCGCAAAGAAGCCAATTGACGGGAGAACCAGCACAGGGACTGCTGTTGCAATAAACAACCCTTCTTTCCACGTGATTACTCTCTTTAACTCAAGAGACTCATTTTCTGGCATGTGTACTGCCTCCTACAACTGCGACACCTTCAATACGCGTTCGACGACTCATGAAGCCAACAGCTGAAGCACTATTATGGCAATTATACCAATGGCGATCATAAGGTAGATCATCCCCATTGATGCTCCTTTTTCTTCCTCCATGCTATGACCTCCGTAATAAAAATGGCTGGGGCTGCCACGATGGGCAGCCTCTCACCTCACAGCCCCAGCTTGGACTTCAGCCTCTCCACTGGGGCGATGGGTATATCGAGCAGTTTAGCAATCCTCGCCTTCGCCTCAATACCCATCGCAGCTCCCGGCACAGAGGTTATAACGCCGATGTCGTGTTCCTCCCTCACATCGCGCATAACCTCGACGTCCGAAAGATCGAAGGGGTCCACACCGAGCTTCTTCGCGACGTACTTTTTGGCTTCTTTTAGCCTCATGCGCTTCGCGAACTGCATCCTTGCAACGAGGTCTCCTGCGGCCCTTATACCCTGCATGCCCGAAGTCATCACGTGGGCGATGGGCATGCCGAGCGGGTCGCCGACGCCTACCTATATGCCATCCACGTTGGCAATCTCAGCCATGGCCTTGGACGCCCGAGTTACCATGTCAGTCGGTGGCGTCTCGAACATCGGGTTTCCACCCACACCCATGCCCATGTTCACATGGATTGGGATAGACGCTGCCTCGACACATGCTTTCACAAAGGTAACAGCCCTCGCCGTGTTCCATGCCATGTCTCGGCTGGTGTTGGTGTTCACAACAGGGCCGAACACATCCACGCCCGCCTTCTCTGCAACCTTCACCTGCTCGTGCGGGTAGAGGCCAGCGAGACGTGTGCCCTGGTACTCGAGCTCACCATGTATGCCTATTACGTTCTCGGCAGCCATCCCCATCTCGACGACTAAGCCAGTCTCCTTCTTCAGTTCCTCAGCGGCTTTCAGGGTAGCATAGAAGTCGGCATCTCCCGCGGCTCCGGTGGTGTCGAAGTTCACTCCTTCACAACCCACCTCCCAGAGCTTCTTCATTATGTATACCATATCTCTGTGGGCATGGTCTGCAGCGTGCTCCTGAGCTTCGCGAGCACCTCCTATATCACCGGCCTGGAAGCGCTCGGATGGGTTGGCGAACGGCCCGTCCGGATAATAATACAGACCTAAGTTAGGCATCGCACCATAAAGCACGAGCACGGTCGCGAGCAGGTTCACCCTCTCGACGGTCTGCTGCTCCTGCGCGATGATTGGCTTAACAGGCTTGAATGAGTAGTCGATGTGTCCGAGCTCCATTGTATCAGTACCGAATGCCCTCTCGTGGATGAGAATGCCTGCAAACCTACTCGTTGGAATACCAACACCACTGTTGCCTTGGTCACCATCGATCCTGATAGTTCCGATGTCGTGGGTCATCACAACCTCGTTGCCACGCTCGACAGATACGTGCTTGTGTGGGTCGCAGAAAATGTCCAGAAGGAACTCCTGCTCATCATCGCTGAGGGCAGGGATTCTTCCCCTCTCGGCGGCGTCGTTCGTGCCTTCCTCTATGGAGGTCTTCAACTCCTCCTTACTCATCTTTATCATGTGCCCGTCGCCTAGACGGCAGTAGTACTCCATTCTATTACACCCCCTATTCTCACTTTGCTACGAGTTGCTTGGCCTTCTCAACAGCCTCGGTGGCGTTCTCAGCGTAGACGTCTGCGCCTATCTTCTCGGCCCACCTCTGAGTGGGGGCCGCACCGCCAATCATGGTTTTGCATTTCAAGCCCGCTTCTTTCAATTGCTCTACAACCTCTTTCTGGCCGACCATGGTGGTCGTCATGAGTGCAGAGGCACCGACTATGTCTGCGTTGACCTCCTTTGCCTTCTCCACAAAGTTCTTGATGGGCGTATCTCTACCCACGTCGTAGACCTCGAACCCGTTCACCTTCAGCATTGTGGCAACGATGCCCTTGCCTATGTCGTGGACGTCGCCCTCCACGGTGCCGATCACCACTGTGCCCAGCTTCTCAGGCTTTTGGTCCTGTGGAATCTTGTCCTCGAGCTTCCCAACAGCCTTCTTCATTATATCTGCTGCCACCATCACCTGTGGCAGGTATAGCCGTCCCTTGTCGAAGAGCTCTCCAATAGTGACCATGGCAGCACCAAGCCCTTGTTCAATTATTTCGAGAGGGCTAACGCCGCTATTCAAAGCTTCGTCACATGCCTTCAGGACGCCCGTCTCGTCGATTTTGATTAGTGCGTCCTGAACGGCTTTCAGCGCTTCTTCCTTGGAACCTTGCATCACAGCTCACCTCTTCCTCTCTGAGGCGTTGGACGCCCCTGTTAAGTATGTCTTATAGTCTTTACAAATATAAAGCTTATCATAAAGAAAACTTTCTTTATGTAAAACTTATTTTCTTTATGTAAAGCTTTCTATGTAAGGAAAGCTCTCCCTATATGCAGTGTCCCAAAAATTATTTCACAAATTACAAAATACAAACCGGGTCCTGTAGCTCTCGAAAGCTGATAGAAAGAGACTACGGCATTCACGCCCCCACCATATGACAAAGTCTTGCTCAAAAAACAACCTTATGGTGGAGACATGAACAAGAAGAAGAGAAGGAAGTGGGAGGGGTTTGAGAGGAAACATCCCATGAGTTTATGGCAGAGAGACTGGAAGATGGCCAATCTCAACGGAGAAGAGAAGTGGATTAGCTTTCATAGATTGACGCTTCTCGCCTAATCACGCTATGGAGTCTTTGATTCCACAACAACAGAAAAATACAAAAGTACTTAAGAAGTGATTCGCTGAGTATGGAACTCCCAACGATACTGACCATGGAACTCAGTTCTGCGAAGAACAGAGAGAAAGCCAAGCATAAATTCAAGGAATTTCTCGTTGAAAATGGAGTAAAGCACATTGTAGCAAGAATTAACCATCCCCAAACGAATGGCAAGATTGAGAAGTTCTATGTTTGATGGAGCAAAAGCTTCACCTCTTCAATTCAATTAAGGAGTTTGTATATTGGTACAATTTTGTTAAACCTCACATGAGTCTAAATTTTGAGGAGTTAGAGACTCCTCATCTGGCGTTTTGAGAAGGTTGCCTGCTGAAAGGGTTTTTGAGTTGAGTAGGAGGGGGGTTGTTTGAGGAGTGAAAAAAATATTTCGGGATATCACAGTGTGAGAAACTCAAAATCAAAAACCTTCAAACGAACCCGGATAATACGGCTTCCACCATCTCCAAATATACTTTTTTCGGTCTTAGCCCCTCGCCATAACATTTCCCAAACGGAACACCCTCTGGGGCGTTTTTCACTTCTTCTCGGTATTGAGATACCGTTCTTTCCATAACCTCGGCAATGACATCGGAGGGCATACCACAGAAGATGTCAAGAACTCTGTTTACAAATTGAGCGTCCATGCCCGATGACATATCAGGTCTGTTGGCGCCCCTGCCCACTGGCCCTATGATCATCTCCCTACCACAATAGATGTCTCCCAACACTTGGACAGAGGTCTCCAAAAGATTCATCGTGGTCCCCATACCAGCGAGGTTCCAGTAAATGCGAGCCGTAGGGAGATCTGAATTTTTAGATAGGGCGAGACATGCCAGGTTTGAAGCCCAGAGCACCTCGGGAAGGGAGGAGGCATGATAATCCATATGTACCGGGCCTGTGCTGTGAATAGTTGGAGACACGACAACATACGCTCCCAGCGCCTCTGCCGCTTCCACAATAGCAAGTCCCTCTGGGCTGGCAGCATAAACACCAAGGATGGGACACTGTCCCGTTATCGTATGACTCCCAAGTTTTCTGTGATGGATTATCTTGAGGATAACATCCCTATTCACCTTGAGCTCATTCGGCATGTACACTTCGCTAACATCACCAGGACCAAGACCTACGGAATTTGCAACAGACAGGAAATGCTCTACCTGTGAAGATGTAGACGGACCGAAAAGAGCAAGGCCTGGTTTTCCCGCCCTTATGCATGCTTCCCTTGCCCATTCCACCTCCCTCCATACTGAGAGTAGGGTCATGGGGTTTTTGGCAGAGTACTGAACACCATTATATGTTTCAAGGGACCCAGTGTAAATACCGCATACATCCTCCTTGGCAATGCTCTCATGGAGGTCTATAAATATATCCTCCGAAACGGCCCCACCTATGGGCCCTCCAACATACAGAGGCCGCTCTCCATCACATGGTTCTCTTTTCTTTAGCTCCACCACTTCCTTTCCCCGCCCTATTTTCACGTTATGCCTTACTCGCAGGGCCTCTTCCACATCCTCATCTGTTATAGATATGACCCTGTTTTCATCCACATAGTGGACACCTACCGAGACCAAGAACTCCATGGCGGCGCTAAAAAGCGAGTCGGCCATCTCCTCTTCCGGCACCACGTCCTTCCCATTCCATGCTATTCCATGCTCCTTAGCGAGTCTCTCACTCTCGGTGAATACCATGATGTCGTGTTCTTGTTCACTTCTACGTTCTCCTTCCTCTATTCTCCTCAAAATTTCCTCTATGTCCATGTACCAACCTCCTTATAATCGTAGCAAAAAAGATGGGGCATAAGCCCCGTTTATAGCTTCCTCACGAAAGCCCTGACGAAAGTCCTAGCCTGATAAAGTGCTATCAGGCTCACCACCCATATCAGGACGAACGCCACATAGTCGAGGCCAGGGGCTCTCCATACACCCTCGATTCCGAAGCCAAGGAACATCTCTTTATCACCTCACAACATACACACCTGCCGAGCACGAAGGCGCCCGAAGTCCTCTATCTGGTACTTGTATAGCACCACGTCCTTACCGAAGTGACTTCCATCGTCCAAGCTGTGCTCAATACTCGATGTGAGCCCACCCGAGGCGAGCTCTATGAGGAGCAGCTTGACAACGCCCTTCCAGTATTCTCCGCTGATTCCGTACTCCCTGCTCAGGATGCCCCAGATCTCGTAGTCCCACATAGGGCCTTTCTCCGCGAGGAGCTGGAGAACCCTGCACTTCATGGGCATCTCAGCTGGGTTTCTGGTTCTCACTGCCATCTTCATCACCTTTCACGCTGGAATCTCTCTGGTGGTCTCCTCGACCTCGGCTCCCTCCAAGTAGTACATTATGAAGGTGCCTATCACAGCCACGATGACGCCCGCAACGAGCCACCACGCCGGGGCACCACTAAGGAAGAGTGTGACGAAGATCACGCCCAAGGGTCCGTACAGGGCCCCGACTGCCTGTCCCCTACCCACACCGATGAGGGGGAAGGATTTGTACCACGAGACGTAGCAGTAGCCGAACGTTATGCCTGCCGCCACCAGCCAGGTCTGCGCAGATGCATTGACAGTTGCCGCCATCATTGGAAGAGTATTCCAGCCAAGAGCGACTGTGAGTGGAATGATGATGATAAGCCATATGAGGCATTCACCGATGAAGCGCACAGTGATGCCCACATCAGGGTCTGACACGTCCAGTGCCCTGGCTGCGATGGCCCCCTCGATACCCCATCCAAGGAATGCCATTGCACCACCGAGGTAGCCGAGGAACAGCACCTCAGGAGCAGCAGGGTTCTGGAGGTTCGCAATCATGTCCACCGGGTTAAAGATTAAGATACCACCGATGATGATGAGGATTATGCCCAAGTAAGCTCTTGGAGAGACCTTCTCATGATACCATAGCTTGGCTATGGTCGCACCCACTATGGGATAGAGAAGGGCTGCAGCTGCAGAGAAAGCACCACCGATGACGCCCATTGCCATGAATGAACCGAATATAGCCATCGGGCCACCACATATGGCGCCCAGCCAGTACCACTTGGATATGTTGGTGAAGTTCCGCAACGTCCTGACAAGCTCACCAAACTTACCGAGCACACCGACCCACAAAAGAAGGAAGAACAGCACCCAGAGGGCATTGAAGGTCGTTATGACCACTGCCGCCGTCAGGAACTCAGCAACAGGATTGGTTCCCGGGAAGAGCGGTGCACTCCACTCCCCATAGGGTGGCGCATACCAAACAACAGTTCCAGGAACATACCAGAGCCCCCATAGAATTGCACACCATAGGGCCCAAATAAAGCCCCATCGAACTTTTACTTTCTGTTCAGCCTTAATGGCCTCTGATAAACCCACAGTACACCACCTCACAAAAAATTACAGAAGTAAGGGGAAAATTAAGCCCCCTTTACCTCTTTAAGGGATGCCATAAGCTTCTTGGCCACAACGACAGCCTCGGTGGCGCTCTCGGCGTAGGCGTCTGCGCCCACCTTATCAGCCCACTCCTGGGTGATGGGAGCGCCCCCTACCATCGTCTTGACCTTGTCCCTGATGCCAGCCTTCTTGAGTTCCTCTTCAACTCTCTCCTGGTTGAGCATGGTCGTGGTCATCAAGGCAGATGAACCCACTATGTCGGCGTTCACCTCCTTGGCCTTGGCTGCGAACTCGGTCACTGGCACATCCCTTCCGAGGTCATGAACCTCGAAGCCAGCGATGCCCAACATCGTTGCCACGATGTCCTTCCCAATGGAGTGGATGTCTCCCTCCACCGTGCCGATCACCACTGTGCCCAGCTTATCTCCTGCTTTGGCTCCTGCCTTCAGAGCGGGCTCCACGACAGCAACAGCAGCCTTCATGGCTTCAGAGGCAGCCATAACGTGAGGAAGGAAGTACTCGCCCTTGTCGAACTTGTCACCAACCTCACGCATGCCCTCCGTCAATACTGTAATGACCTCCACTGGGTCTATGTTCGCATCGAGCGCTTCCTTTGCTGCCGCCACTGCCTCATCCTTGTTGAAGCTTTCAATGGCGTTCTTGGCCTTCTGCAGAATTTCTTCCTTGCTTGCCATGTTTATATCACCTCACTTAGCCCTCAAGCGCTGCCTTGTCTGCCTTCTTCACGATGGCTTCCATGTCCTTCAGGATGTCCTTGTCTATGGGCTCTACCTGGTGGGTCTTCAGGATCTGCTGAACCTTCTCGCTTGCCACCTGCACAATGTCCTTGGCGCCTGCGGCCTCCCAAGCACCCCTCATATCCCTGTTGAACAGGACGGGGTTGGACTGGATCTTTATGAGGTTCCTCGTCTCCTCAAGAGCCAAGAAGTCCTTGCCGGCTCCCACCGTCCTGATGGACTCCACGCCCAGAGTGTCGTCATTGACCTCGATCCCGCGCACAGCACTCTTGATCATCCCAATGACGTCATTGTCGATGACCAGCTGCTCAGCGCTGAAGGTCATGCCCAGCTCGACCATGCCTGCACCATATATGGTGTTGGCGCCTGCAAGCGCTGGCATCAGACCGCTCATGGTCTTCTCATGACCCATCTGCGCGTCCGGGATCTTGGCGTCTCCCTATATGCCAGCGACGAAGCTTGGC
This window contains:
- a CDS encoding APC family permease, with amino-acid sequence MPENESLELKRVITWKEGLFIATAVPVLVLPSIGFFASVVAGFSIVIWIANVLEGFFQCTGYAELATTYPYAPGIPGACQEIWKSRSNFIAALGAWGYWFAWNPVLPINALLAGWYMQSIWFPGQPDMAVWLTLGFGALMYAFLLTTCYFGLMAGAYTQLAIMVLSLVPLLGISALAYIMGLVHWDNIANWWLPEGWDWFSWDAWFTVLGLMALAEWSSCAWECAATYSAEYTNPTRDVPRALVAAGGLCLFTYPFVQAACVGTLGPDIVLEENIVNPLTPLALGTLGDIGGPIAIMTMLSAMVLISNTALLGSSRAMYSLARNYHLPIQLAKLNKHGIPFRAAIVTAIFDYILILVGVKYGGGLPVWILSASVVGYLFINGLTNLGFYLSRKDIPYHSPQRKWKAPKFWVYIALFWGIVNLTAYQIGNVWAMGTWTAAAMGYIVMLALVPLYLWGQKQMRDAGLTHVDLKPIEL
- a CDS encoding cobalamin B12-binding domain-containing protein — encoded protein: MASKEEILQKAKNAIESFNKDEAVAAAKEALDANIDPVEVITVLTEGMREVGDKFDKGEYFLPHVMAASEAMKAAVAVVEPALKAGAKAGDKLGTVVIGTVEGDIHSIGKDIVATMLGIAGFEVHDLGRDVPVTEFAAKAKEVNADIVGSSALMTTTMLNQERVEEELKKAGIRDKVKTMVGGAPITQEWADKVGADAYAESATEAVVVAKKLMASLKEVKGA
- a CDS encoding cobalamin B12-binding domain-containing protein, with product MQGSKEEALKAVQDALIKIDETGVLKACDEALNSGVSPLEIIEQGLGAAMVTIGELFDKGRLYLPQVMVAADIMKKAVGKLEDKIPQDQKPEKLGTVVIGTVEGDVHDIGKGIVATMLKVNGFEVYDVGRDTPIKNFVEKAKEVNADIVGASALMTTTMVGQKEVVEQLKEAGLKCKTMIGGAAPTQRWAEKIGADVYAENATEAVEKAKQLVAK
- a CDS encoding arsenic resistance protein is translated as MDRKYKRDIRSDMRPPEFGKFERWLTVYVALCILIGLFIGYLNPGAVKATLESMPMVLEMPAPMVVYIWLMLMPLMLRVDVAYPRQGFISSAFRPVHSKLHKFGALLLATWVLKPLAVSYVAYVMLNLFGSFPLSHVPYYIAGLVLLGCAPASPLLFSLVELTRASASLARHAFSLNMLLMVVLYPLVAYLLLSRFATSPSLTELYSSSVMLVLIPFLLAVGLRRVLIEQKGRAWYKNVFFPKVDALGIAAYFALIIVVFSINSELVLSVPGVVSVLAVPIVLGIIVSFILSLGLSMFMRLGREDGMVAVLSGTVSSYELGAAMGIATIGISSPALLALSLYPLLEMPFLMLCVVLALKMAPPLGGLETLATYRGGRGGR
- a CDS encoding monomethylamine:corrinoid methyltransferase, which gives rise to MDIEEILRRIEEGERRSEQEHDIMVFTESERLAKEHGIAWNGKDVVPEEEMADSLFSAAMEFLVSVGVHYVDENRVISITDEDVEEALRVRHNVKIGRGKEVVELKKREPCDGERPLYVGGPIGGAVSEDIFIDLHESIAKEDVCGIYTGSLETYNGVQYSAKNPMTLLSVWREVEWAREACIRAGKPGLALFGPSTSSQVEHFLSVANSVGLGPGDVSEVYMPNELKVNRDVILKIIHHRKLGSHTITGQCPILGVYAASPEGLAIVEAAEALGAYVVVSPTIHSTGPVHMDYHASSLPEVLWASNLACLALSKNSDLPTARIYWNLAGMGTTMNLLETSVQVLGDIYCGREMIIGPVGRGANRPDMSSGMDAQFVNRVLDIFCGMPSDVIAEVMERTVSQYREEVKNAPEGVPFGKCYGEGLRPKKVYLEMVEAVLSGFV